TCCACTGGATCCAGATCTGAATGAAGAGCAGCTGGAGCAGATGAAAGACACGCTGGTCTCTCAATGTTCAGCAGGTCTCAGTGCAGTTCTGCTCACAGTTCCTCTACTGGAACCTGTGCAAAATGAGGAAGAGATGCTGGATTATATGAAGTGTTTATTTGGTCCTGAAGTTCAGAAATACATCATGATTCTGTTCACACGTGGAGATGAGCTGGAGGAGCTGGATCAGACCATTCATGAATATCTACAGAAGGAAAGTAATGCAGATGCCCAGCAACTGGTGAATAAATGTGGAAGAAAGTTTCACTGTTTCAATAACAAGAGTAAATCAGAGAAACAAGTCCAAGAACTACTGCAGAAGATTGAAGAAATGATGAAGAAGAATGGATGGAAATTTACCATGAAACAAATGAGGAGAAATGACAGCAAAAGAGGTCCTCCTATCACATGTAAGTTGTTtcagtatatgtatatatattatgctATTATTAATGactttaatacaaatatatggtaatttgtttattaatgactttaatacaaatacataataatttgTTCACTTTAGTTTGTAGAGtgtgttttatttctgatttgaTCTGTAGTTTCAGGAGAGTCTCCAGCCAAAATTCCTGAGAGGACAGATCTCAGACTGGTTCTGCTGGGAAAAACTGGATCTGGGAAAAGTGCAGCAGGAAACACCATCATCGGCAGAAATGTGTTTGAAACTTCAGCTGGTTCAAAATCTCAGACAAAACAGTGTCAGTCAGAAACTACAGTGAGGTTTGATAAAGAGATCACAGTGATCGACACTCCTGGACTTTATGATACTGAACTCAGTGAAGAACAGGTTCAAAATGAAATAGTGAAATGTGTAACATTCACTTCTCCAGGACCACACGCTTTTATTATCGTCATTAGAGTGGGTCGATTCACTGAGGAGGAGAAAAATACAGTGCAAAATCTCAAAGTAGTGTTTGGAGAACAGGTACTAAAATACACCATGATCATCTTCACCCACAAAGATCAGTTAGAGGAGGAAAATAAAACCATTGAGCAGTATCTGCAGGACGGTGATCCAGAGCTTAAAAAACTTGTAGAGAGTTGTGGAAATCGATTCTTCTGTCTGGACAATAAGTCTGCCAGTTTCCCACAGTTCAAAGCTCTGATCAGTAAAATAGAGAAGATGGTGGCAAAAAACAGAGGAACATACTTCACCAATGACCTGTTTGAGAGAACagagaaacacattcagaagaTTCAGAAACAGAAACTGGATaagaaaattaagcagcacaaacagCAGCACAAACAGCTCAATAAAACAGATTGGCAGGAAATATATTGGAGTTTAGTTGAGGAGTCACGACGGGAAGCTGAGCTAAAATTGACCAGTGAGGAGGCTGAGAGTGCAGGAGCCCGTGGTTTTAGGGCAGTTATACATGCATTCAGAAAGATGTGTGCGATTCAGTGAAAAACCACAgtgattacacacacacacacacacaatatatatattatgtagcCAATAGGGGTTATTATGCGTaacgcagaacctgatttttCAAGTACagcatgttcctggatcaacatctttgttgaccctggaacaacattgtgattaaccaatcagatttgaaaaaaaaaacagtttatagtttttgagaagtttaggcttacaatcagtgtttggtgcttgtacatcagtgtcattcatctattatttcctctgattttagggatttactcatgggtaagattaggtttaggtgtagggatgtggtcaagattaaattttttgattaaaatgttgttccagggtcaagcaAAAacgttgacccaggaacacatctaactcagcaaaatcaggacgtgttATGCGTAACAGACGTCCGTATTCTGTTAAACTGGTCTCATCATTTCCAGTTCAAGCGTTTTGTATATGCTTCGTTAAATATGAGGCTGTTTTACTCAAGATGCCTTCAAAGTAGATACCAAAGATAATAATAGCCATTGTCCATCAGATATTAGGATTGATAtctaaagttttttatttatttatttataacatttagaTATAAAAATGGAACTGTCAACAATAAAAGGAGCCACCTAGTTTAATGGATTATCTTTGAAGTCCATAGATATCATCGTTATTTAGTTCAATGCTGATccagttcagttcaataactTTGTAAATTCcatcaattatgaaacaaatgtcATTTAATGGTAAAGCAGAAGGCAATATTCGTCAGTGCTCTCAAATCAATGGTATCACTGAATATTAAGTGTCTTTCCAACCCCAACGATTCAAGCCAAAGGTGACAGTGAAAAAAGTATAAACTCGGttagtgacagaaatggagaaaccaggctcagaaGTCTCAGTTCTGTCAGATCATAATGCATCACAAATTTTGGTTATATGAACATTTACACAAACCTTAATATCTCAGCTCAAGATGGTTGTAGAATGATCTTTTTTAAAGCAGTCAGCTTCACGACACATGGACTTCTAAAGATGGACTGACCCTTGAGAGAACTGCTTGAGAGAACCGCTTTTATGATAGATCTTTTTACTGATTTGCTGTAGTTTCTCCAGCTGTGCTGAAGTGAAGCAAATATGTAAAACCACTTCAGTTTGAGCTGAACTGAAGCTGGACCACACACTTTTATTATTGTCAGTAAAGTGAGTCAATTCGCTTAAAAGGAGAAAAGACTCAAAAAAGCGTTTGGAAACCATGATCATCCCAAAGATCAGCTAAAGAAGAGCACCAGTTCAACTCACAATCAGAAATACAGAGAAACAGAAGATGTGTAACTCAGTCAAAGACACAAAAGACACTGGACAAACTtaaattttgtatgtttttttcttcaattaTCTTGTTCATAAGGAAGAGTAAAGATTCTTTATTGCCACTGATtgcttataaaaatgttttgaatctacttaaaaaacatgacattaatgaacattaaaaacattgtcTGAATGTCATTTATGATATGTGAGTGTActtttattactatattacttGTTTTTCAAGATGCAATTAGGTTTTCACAATGTGTGTCGTCATCAGAGTTGCACAGTAGCCCCTCTGATAGTAACTGTCCACTACGACAGCTTTAAGGTGTGTCTCTAGCAGTATAAActatgtgtttttaattatcatATGTACAAATCATTACAGTTGGAAAGATGAAAGCTTTGTTtccaaatgacaaaaataaagataCAACGAGAGTTTTGTAAGCAGCCAGTCTGTTCATTTGAACTGCAGAGAGGACcagagaaaacagaaataaattctgaaatatatataaggCGATTTTATGTTACTAAATATTTACCTATAAATTATGAGCCATTTGTCATCTATAATACCATAGTGTAACCACTAGATTGGATGTATAGCCCTATATATAAACATGGCTGTGTATTCAGTAGCTGGGAACATTATTTTCTCacataatttaattgtattaggTTTTGCATGTTGATATATATTTAGACGTTATTAAGATAAATTTAGTTaagattgtttttgttttctgttaatttcttaaattaatCTGAAGTGTTGTTTTTTGCATTATCATTGCAGTCAAACCTAAGTACAGAGAAAGCATTAGTCATAGTAGCTTGATCAGACTCACAAAAGCAATCAGAATACTGACTCGACCAGGccgacattttaaaatatataatatgtggtGTTTACACactacactaaaaaaaacaatgcagcaCAATTCGATCAGTGATTGACAAATTATAATATTCAAATAGCTTTATTGTcatgataaaaatgtttcacactGACAAAGCATTGACAGCGCTTATCAATTGGTGCTGTAAAGTTGGTTTTATGTAGGTCATTCTTTAGACTTTTGCCAAGTGAATTAAGGAACTGTCTCAAAAGTGCATACAATAAATGTTTAGTGGAGCCTCCCTTTATTGAAAGTTGACCATTGcttatagtattttaaaatctcatgaAATTATACATATTGAGCAAAATTTCACCTGATGTGGTCATGAATGTAAGCTCTTTAAACATATGTTTCctcacacaaacaaaaatatgacaCCACTGAACAGTCTAACtcacattttgaattattaatagACAAATTTGAAAATGCCCTTACAGACAAGCTGCATTAATTGTCGTAGAATTTAATGGTACAGTGGCCTTGCACTATAGGATAGTTGAGGCCTGTTGTTGTTCCTGCATAAAGGACTAACAGTACAAAAAATGACTATAGTcctatttaaatgttaaatgggTGCATTATAtactaatgtaaatattttgaatgagaaatgtatgtaaatataaaccAACATTAGGTCACATGATCaagcacaacaacaacaaaaaaaaaaaaaaaggttttcgaTAATTTAACTAATTGtctaaattaacaaatatatatatttataagaaaaaaatgtgaatgtgaaatGTGTGAATATAATACAGTGTGGTGTGACATCATTATGCACATGATCAGGAAGTTTTGATTTGAATATTCACTAAAAATAGGCGAAATCCTATTTCCAAAATCTAGTTTGAGTATGATATTTGTCAGGACAGCAATAATAACAATCCAGGGTCATTTAGTCACATTTAGTCAGTCCAGATGAAGTGCCAAATCCTTCAAGGATCCTGagtttttacagaaaataatagattcaaaatacattttcaatttaactttaaatcttAGAATAAATGAGGTTTAAGAAAAGGGAgaaagttacattaaaaacatacattttaacagcagatgttAAATCCACTATTGTTTTATATAGAATTGTTCTATAGTCTACACAGAATTTAATGCTGTTACCTCAGAAGtaactttaattaaattacagaaaatcaGGAGTAACTCTTACTTTAGTTTTTCAAaggaaagtaattaaaatattgtaatgaaATACTTATGCATTACACCCaccactgaaaataaaactgcaaatgACATGCAATTTTAATTCAACCACAGATAGTGATAGAGAGGCCGAATGTCACTACATTTGTCTCCTAAATTGACTTTAATGAGATCATCAGTTGATTAAGtggtgattgagcattagtgatgaacacctgctgttagtaagcagaaaagagaaacacaagaactaacCAGATTGACTTTACTTCTGTCAGACAACTACAGAAGTTCTTATAGAGAATTACataggtttgtgtgtgtgtgtgtgtgtgtgtgtgtgtgtgtgtgtgtgtgtgtgtgaaaatgtgttttatttgaaGTAACTATCCAAATAGGCAAATAGGTTTAGTATTCAAACTTTAGATCAGGCTGTTTTATGATGACAATGTTACTAtcaataatgtaattttagcttagcaatgaatgaatgtgtctgacaaaaaaaaaaaaaaaaaacaaacacacaataaagcagccaaagaaataaacagaaagtgtcaagagtccaactaaatgCAGAGAGTTGTGAAAAATCTGATTAGTTTGTTTCAGTAGTTATGCAGGGTGAACGTGTAGagtgtgattatttttttttttttttttttttttttctgatttgatCTGTAGTTTCAGGAGAGTTTCCAGCCAAAATTCTTGACAAAACAGATCTCAGACTGGTTCTGCTGGGAAAAACTGGATGTGAAAAAAGTGCAGCAGGAAACACTATCATCGgcagaaatgtgtttttatcttCAGCTGGTTCAAAATCTCAGACAAAACAGTGTCAGTCAGAAACTACAGTGAGATTTGATAAAGAGATCACAGTGATCGATACACCTGGACTTTATGATACTGAACTCGGTGAAGAGGAGGTTCAAAATGAAATAGTGAAATGTGTAACATTTGCTTCTCCTGGACCACACGcttttattattgtcattagAGTGGGTCGATTCACTGAGGAGGAGAAAAATACAGTGCAAAATCTCAAAGAAGTGTTTGGAGAACAGATACTAAAATACACCATGATcatcatgtaaatgtaaatgtaaatcattATGTAGCCAATAGGGGTTATTATGCACAACAGACGTCCATATTCTCTTAAATGGGTCTCATTGTTTCCAGTTCAAGTGTTTTGCATATACTTTGTTAAATATGAGGCTGTTTTACTCAAGATGCCTTCAAAGTAGGTACcaaagataataataatcattgtCCATCACATATAAGGATTGAtatctaaagttttttttttttttaaataacatttagagataaattttgaatgaattgtCAACAATACAAGGAGCTACCTAGTTTAATTGATTCTTAACTGAAGTCCATAGATATCACTGTTATTAAATACATGTGTTAACACATCCTTCAACAAGCAGAAGCAATGAGACCTGTTTTCCGGGTTTGGTAAGGTGATGTTCAACATGTACCCTCAATCTCAAGGGACCATTTTAATTCTCCTCTTTTTTAGCTGTAATTTGATCACCTAGCTGTATGTATTAGCATTGCAAAACCacctttttataaaaaatcaattattattattatcttttttttttttttttttttttttttaaagtttatattaACAGCTAGAGAAGCCAAGAGAAAAGGTGATTGGGTGGTGTTGGTTATGTTGTAACATAATCAACATCTGACCTTAACTAATTTAAAGCCTAATCTCTGAGTTAGACTTAGACTGATTGCAGCAGCCTTGTGATTCTAGTGTAAGACCTCAAATGTTCAGTATAAACCGAGTTGtttcttcaatttttttttctgatcaaAATGTAGTGTGGGGAAAGTATCTATTCAGGCAGAGTGatatcaagaatcagcatatgaatctcaacaatggtgattAGACAATTCAACTCATAATTCAGTTCAtaattcatgctgcaatgcatgatgggagccatggatgagttttgattggtggcacccagaatgcactgcaacatgctttttgatggtcaccatTTTTTGCTGCTTGTAAACAACTTTCTCAGTTGTCAACAGCTCACACtggtgatatatatatatatatatatatatataattaacaaataattgcaTTTGTACTTGTGCATTTTTTCTCcttcattactgttttttttattaccaaaaACAGAACATAATGAATAGCTTACACTGCTacaaatttacatatataaatggCAAACAtgtagtcaagtcaagtcaagtcaccattatttatatagcgcttttaacaatacacagTTATGACAAAGCAGCTGTACAGGGTTAAATAGGAAACATTgcgtcaataatgcaaaaggcaacagtaaacactcaattttcaggtaaaggcagttcatcattggattcaatgatgtcatcatctagctcagttcagttcaaatagaatacaatattgtttgaagaaaaagtgtccccaactaagcaaacCAGCAGCAAgaaaccaaaactccatctgtgacagaaaagccgtctaggtgacgaggtcttcactggggatctgtCTTTGGgtctcatctagtcgatgtggtctctgctgacattcagggctgtagaggtcgtctctaggtgctgatacaccgtctgggctgggtacagACTGGTACTGAGAAGCTAAACCAtttagggctttataagtatgtatatgtacacacaATGTACACACAAACCATGTATACGTCAAATGACTACATGATTATGATTGTGATAAACATCAATCAGGGCCTAAAATGCATGTCAGAACACCTACTTTTCTAGACATTTGGTTATATGCAGTTTTCATATTATATCAGATTCACCTGCCAAGGAACTTCAGGAGTGGGCTCtgtattttttcaaaagtgGACATTCTATTTATGAGTGAGGAAGTTAACTTGCTAACAGTGTCTGCTAACAGATCGAGTCAATGAGTAATAAAAAATTTGAGTTCTTTCCTTCcagtttaataatattactatgcatttaatattacttgaatgcattttttaacaatgtgcatgtttgtgttctaTTATAAAGAAGACATAAAATGGTGCAGTGAGAAATTACATTGGTCTAATTTATTGGCGTATTAAACATTCTATTTAGGAGATGAAAAGACAGAAGTTTGATGCAAGTAAAAAATGAAGAACATTGACAAgtctttgtcattgttttgtgcAAAGtacagaacattttgaaaactcTATCGCTGCACACATGCACTACCTTGCTAATGACACATGCttataaaattcacaaataaacctTACAATGACACCCCAATGAACAAAACATCTGAATGACACAATGTGTGTAAGAATTTTTATAGACCACCATGGCGGAGTAGAGAACTGTATCAAAAGCTTTAAAGCATCAACGTAGTTTGTTGTAAAAGTCTCACTGTTTCAAAAGCCTCATTTGACACATCCCTACATCTTTTCTCTTGGTTATAACTCagttacagcagccaaacaataactaatgttaaaaagtcAAGTTTccagagcccaactaaagcgaACACTGACCACTGTAATTGTAacaatgattcagaatgcagcagcacgactggtcttcaacgagcccaaaagggcccatgtcacacctctctttattaccctgcactggctcccaattgcagctcgcatcaaattcaagacactgatgcttgcttATAGAACAACCACAGGCTCGACacctccactcactgctaccaatctacactccctccagaactctgagatccaccagtgagcgacgcctcattgtaccatcacaaagaggcacaaaattttttggccagaggagaactggccccccgactgagcctggtttctcccaaggttttttctccatttgtcaccgatggagttttggttccttgccgctgtcgcatctggcttgcttagttggggacactttctcttaacacaatattgcattttattttattgtttttgattaactacctttacctataatgtgagtgtttaatgttgcctttggcattgttgatgtactgtttcctatttaatactgtacagccgccttgtcacaattctgtattgttaaaggcggtatttaaataaaggtgacttgacttgacttgacttgacaaaattactttccagaacattctcttacaccgttcctggctggtggaatgatcttcccaccgctatccggaatgccaactccctaacaactttcaaacgactgctgaaaacccatctctttcgacactacttgacataaaaaaaaaaaaaaaaaaaaaaaaaaaaaaaaaaaactctactcttttccctttctagcttgtacttatttgaacaatgcctgttatatggtaatttgagcacttcgtaggtcgttttgcctctttaggacaaatcgcttgatgtattccccacctgtaagtcgctttggataaaagcatctgctaaatgaataaatgtaaatgtaaatgtaacataaaaaaaaaaagattttctccTTCAGtgattgtgtttgttaacatcaggtgtcttcaacaACTCTGCTTTGGGGGCCTGAAAGCACAAGCTTTTGAACATGATGCCTGTATCTTCTCCATGTAaccaaaatgtgaattttggttACATGGtggtattattattgtttaaattttacttaatattattgtttaaattttacttaatttttttgtacagtgtggctaatttgtaagcatctcatttgattatttctatttcattcttatgtttgaatttaattaataatattgcttGTAATCTGTTGACACAATTTTATTGAATACATAAAGTgtatcactttttacagtgcagataacattttaagctgtcatatggtcatgttacaatgtaccccacatacggggcatgttgtcacttttcacttcctttcttttgaggtaaataacgaaaaacgtacacactgtaattatgaaacaaagtgacatatttgtacaagacaagtgtgaaattaatttttaattaatttttaaaaaaaaataataattatactctgaaccccacgtggatttacacaaactgagaaaatcaaaaagtgttaggttgtgccccgcgctccccTAAATATAACCCGAGGTTTATATTCTTTAtcttctattacttttttaaactcaTGTCCATTTGTGATTAAACTCGTTGTATTTCACTGTAATACTAATAAAACCATTAAGATCCTCCACATGTTTCCTGTGAATCTACAACTTGACCCttaagtttttcatttactTGTTTCAGAGTAATTCCCTCAAACTGTAGATGTTTAACACCTGTTACCACcttcttcttttatttttaatggcggTTGGCAAACCTACTTAGAAGGTGCATTTCCGCCACCTACTGGACTGGAGCAAGATGATATTAGTGACGCCAtatcataattaattaattagttaattagttaattaattaattaatttaatttaattaaataaaccaaaggagtataaaataaaaatacatttaatgttatGCTTCATTATGTGATGTGATcaaattctatttattataCCTATTGctttcaaataattaacaattgAATTATAGACCTTATATTGCACTGCATATTCTTTACTATTGacttaattgttatattttcaatattcaACAAACTTAATTCTTCTATTAATCACATTATTTCTCTTTCATATGCATCACAAAGTAATAGGATTTGCTCTGCTGTCTCTGAAATAccacatttattacaattacCTGATTCATGTTTACCAATAATAAATACTGACTGATTAAGAGCTGTGTGATCAATACAGAGTCTAGATATTATTGTGTCCTCCTTCCTACTTCCAAAGTTTTTCCTTTCCATTTCCaacttgtttttgaatgttaacACCTGTTACCTGAGGGAAAGTTCCCACCTATATTCTGTCAACAATTACCCTAGAGAAATTTTAGGCAAGAGAGACAACCCAGGAACGACCGACTTAACCGGTATTTATGTATCACACAAGTTAACATTCTCATCATTCATCATTTTGGTCTTAGACCGTGTCACAACACAGGATGCATCCTCAGGCAACTCACAACACCCCTGAACAAAAAGAGGAGACGGAGTGACAATCGGTGAAGGGGCCATtaccagacacacacactcaccagCCAAGTTGTTACCTAAAATGACGTCCACTCCCTCCACCGGCAAAGGAGGACGCACTCCCATAGTCACTTCCCCATT
This Labeo rohita strain BAU-BD-2019 unplaced genomic scaffold, IGBB_LRoh.1.0 scaffold_130, whole genome shotgun sequence DNA region includes the following protein-coding sequences:
- the LOC127158009 gene encoding GTPase IMAP family member 9-like; its protein translation is MSAICLSPDDPEIRILLMGRFGSGKSSSGNTIVGEKKFQIRKHETDVFEGQTQISGKQVQVFISPDPLDPDLNEEQLEQMKDTLVSQCSAGLSAVLLTVPLLEPVQNEEEMLDYMKCLFGPEVQKYIMILFTRGDELEELDQTIHEYLQKESNADAQQLVNKCGRKFHCFNNKSKSEKQVQELLQKIEEMMKKNGWKFTMKQMRRNDSKRGPPITFSGESPAKIPERTDLRLVLLGKTGSGKSAAGNTIIGRNVFETSAGSKSQTKQCQSETTVRFDKEITVIDTPGLYDTELSEEQVQNEIVKCVTFTSPGPHAFIIVIRVGRFTEEEKNTVQNLKVVFGEQVLKYTMIIFTHKDQLEEENKTIEQYLQDGDPELKKLVESCGNRFFCLDNKSASFPQFKALISKIEKMVAKNRGTYFTNDLFERTEKHIQKIQKQKLDKKIKQHKQQHKQLNKTDWQEIYWSLVEESRREAELKLTSEEAESAGARGFRAVIHAFRKMCAIQ